The sequence AGACTGACAGACATTTCGTAGCTTCCTTTTTCTACCTGATAAACGCCGACTAAAGTTGTTTTTCCTGAAGGATCAATTCCGCCCGTTAAATCTGCTTCACCCTGAAGTTTTACAAAATCTCCGTTGGCTTTGTCAATAATGATCGACATTTTTGCTTCTTTATCTACTTCAATATTAACATTCACATCCAATCCTTTAATAGGACTTTCTGCTTTGACAGAATCAGCTTTTATGGTTTTATTAAGAGCAATCTGATCCTGATCGATGAATTCTACAATCCCGTCTCTTTCCTGTAACGACGGGCTCGATTGCGGAAGGACAAAAGTGAAATCTGTTTTTTCTGAAACTGCCAATCTACCATCAACTTTTGGTAAATCTAGATTCCCACCCACTTTTAATGCCGCATCAATTGCAAGAATTCCGTACATCATAGCATCGTTTGATTTTTCAGAATTTACGACTTTGAAATCTTTAGCTTTTAGGTCTAAATTAAATGCAAAATCTCTGTAAGTCTGCGTTAGAATTTGTCCGTCAATATTCAGAGCATTTCCGTCTTTGTCTTTAATTTTAAAGTCGTCAAACTCAATTCCGCGGTTGGTAAATCCTATTTTATCGTTGATGTTTCTGAAATCACTTCCGGTTTGCGCAATCATTAATCCGACATTATTTAGTTTAATATCACCCAAAATTCTCGGTGCAGTTGTCGTTCCTGTAATTTTTAAATCTCCCGAAAGATAACCTTCGGTATTGGTAATTGCATTCATCGAAAAGCCCTGAAGTGTTTTCATCTGAAGCTGATTCATATTTAAATTTAAATCAAACGTACTCGAAGTAGTGTTGTAATTTCCTAAAATCTTCACATCATTATTATTCCCGGAAAGTGCAATGTCTGCATTCAGAAGATTTGCGGATTGGTTATTGACTTTAATCGCCAAATTTCCTACCGGACTTCCATAAACAATCAGATCAGAAACATTGATGTCTGAAGTGAACGTCATATTTTTGGTTAAATCTCTCAACTGCGCTGTTCCGTTGATGGTTCCTTTCGCTAACAATGAATCTTTTTTGATGATCTCTGTAATCGTTTCAATTTTAAAATCTTTCAAAGAAACATTCAGCGGACTGGTTGGTGAACTGCTTTCAGACTGTAAAGAGATTTCGGCTCCCGAATTGGAAAGTTTAAAATTATCCGCAACAATTCCCTGACTGAAAATCTGAATTTTATTGTTTTCAGCAACCGTCCAATCCATATAATTTAATTTTAAACCATTCGGATTCAACGATATTTCGGTAACATCATTCAGCGATTTGGCATTTCCTGCAATCAGGAACTGCGTTTGATCTTTATCGTCTTTTGTGGTGATATTATAATTGATGATATTATTGGCAACATCGCCATTAATGTTCACTTTATTTAAAGCAAAACTTTCACTTTTCAAAGCAGCAACACTAAGATCATATTGTAAAGCCTGATTTTCGTTGGTGATTTTCAGATTGGTGTTTTCTAAAGTATTTGTTCCGTACAAAACCTGTGGAATTTTTGCATCTAATTCTATTTTCTGAGAATCTGCATTGTAATTTCCTGTAATATTGATGGTTTCAAAACTTTTCAGATCCGGTACAAATTTTCTGATCAAGTCATCATTTTTAATCGCTGCATTGATGGTGAAAAATTGTCCGGCATCAATTTTCTGAGCTTTGCCAGGTTTTTGAAACTGATAATATTGATTAATGGTTTGCGATAAAGCTCCAAAAATCTGAGTCAGTTTATATTTACCATTCAATTCAACATCTGCAATCTGCGAATTGAATTGAATTAAAGTTGAATCTGCTCTTGAAACTGCATTCAATCTAACTTCCTGGATAGGGTAGACTTCTTTGGTATCTGAAATGGCAAAATCCTTTAAATTAAGATATCCGTTCAGATTATCCGGATCTAAGCTTTTAAAATCGGCATCAATTCCACCCGCAATGATCATTGGAGAACTGTAGAATCCTAATTTGTTTAGATCTAATTTATTAATATTTCCATTGACTTTTACTGTCGGATTTTTCTCATCGTAAACTCCGGAAGCAGCAAGATGTAAATTGGCATTCGGATCTTTTGAGTTTAAATCAATATCATAAGCGCCACGGTTTATTTTACCTTTCAGATTCATATTCTGATAGGTGTAACCGTTGTAAGTTGCAGATCGTACGTCACCCGAAAGATTTGCAGACATTGTTTTTGGGTCAAAACCTTGTCCTTTTGCATTGATGGTTGCGGTGACACTTCCAATATCTTTATTTTGAATCAGTTTTCCGATCTGAAGACTCTGAAGATTGGCTTTTACATCAAAAGTTTCTCTGTTTTTTTTGCGCATATCGGCTTTAGCAATCACGGCAGCGTTTCCTAATGTGGAAGTCAGACGCAAATTGGCATCCACAACTTTGGTAGTACCTTTTGCAGTTCCACGGATTGTAAAAGAAGATGGCAAAGTAATATTGTTCGGAATTGTGTTTTTCGGAACTAAATTATAAATGGTTTTTGAAGAAGAAGAAACTTCTGCAATTTTTAGATCGTAATACAACTGATCAGGATTCATCGCATTTTTGATCTTTCCTGAAGCTAAAACTCTCAATTGGTCTAAACCTGAAACTTTCAGATTTTGAATCATTAAATCATTCACAGTTCCGTTCACCAATGCATTTACATTTAAAGTTGCATTAGGATATTTGTTAAATGGTGCGGTATTTTTTAAGGTCGGAACTAAATTTAAAATATCAGAAAAACCAATTTTAGAATCACGGATATCGGCTGAAATTTTTACCGCTCCAAGATTAAATGATAATTGGTCAATCGAATTATAATTTAAAATAACTTCGTCACGCAAAATGGTTTTCGGAGTCTGCAGGTAAAGGTTTTTTAAATACGCTTCTTTTTCTGCGTAAACAAAATCGGTGTTGAATTTTTGAATATCTAAACCTCTTGATTCCTGTATTTCTGCTGATTTTACAGAACCTGCAAAACCATTGTTTTCCATTTTAAAATTTCGAACGTCGATATTTAATTTATCAAAATTAAGATGGTTAAAATCCATTCCGCTTTTTGTAGGAGCGATGGCTGTATTGTTGTAAGCGATTTTTACATCATCTAAATGAAGTCTCCCCAAAAGGACTTTCATTGCTTTTTCTTTTGCCGAATTTTTTGAAACTTCAGGCTTTTCTTCGTTTTTAGGATTTGCGTTTTTCGTTGGAAGGAATAAATTGGCGTTGATATTTGCTCCGGTTAAATAAACATTTCCAACATTATAATCGTTGTTTTCAAGATCAATGCTGTTCACTTTCGTGCTTAATTCTTTAAAAAGAACTTTCGCAAACGTTTTGGTATTGTCGTCGCCGTAGTCAATATCAAAATTGGTTAGGTTTATTTTGTTTAAACCTAATTTCATTGCCTTTTTCTGATTCAGAGAATCTACTTTTTCTTCTACATTGGCTGCAACTTCCTTTACCAGATCTTGTTTTAGTTTTAATTTTAATCCATCAAGATTAATATCGTTTACTGCGTAAGAGTTGTTTTGAAGGTCGAAAGTTTTTACCCGGGTATCAAAAGATTTGAAATATACTTTAATATCGTTTCGGGATTGCTGATCGTTGAAAGTGATCCCGATATCTTTTAATTTAATTTTATCAAGAGAAATAATAAAAGGTTTTGACGGTTTTTGCTCCTGTTCTTTATCGGAAGTTGCAAAAGCATCAATAATATAATCGAAATTGAATTTTCCGTCTGGTTTTCTTACCACATTTGCGCGAACGCCTTCTAAATCTATGGAGGTAATATCAGCTTTAGAATTAATCAATTTCCACATGTCTAAACCGACATCAAATTTTTTCACCGCTAAAAGGGTATCGATATTCTGACCTTTTAAATATAGATTTTCCATCACCAAACTGTTTGGGAAAGCTATATAGACTTTGTCGAGACTTACTTTGGTTTTTATTTTTTTC is a genomic window of Chryseobacterium scophthalmum containing:
- a CDS encoding translocation/assembly module TamB domain-containing protein, whose translation is MKLKFNKRKILRGIVITIISFVVLIILLILSLRLPVVQNFVKDKLIVYLEKKIKTKVSLDKVYIAFPNSLVMENLYLKGQNIDTLLAVKKFDVGLDMWKLINSKADITSIDLEGVRANVVRKPDGKFNFDYIIDAFATSDKEQEQKPSKPFIISLDKIKLKDIGITFNDQQSRNDIKVYFKSFDTRVKTFDLQNNSYAVNDINLDGLKLKLKQDLVKEVAANVEEKVDSLNQKKAMKLGLNKINLTNFDIDYGDDNTKTFAKVLFKELSTKVNSIDLENNDYNVGNVYLTGANINANLFLPTKNANPKNEEKPEVSKNSAKEKAMKVLLGRLHLDDVKIAYNNTAIAPTKSGMDFNHLNFDKLNIDVRNFKMENNGFAGSVKSAEIQESRGLDIQKFNTDFVYAEKEAYLKNLYLQTPKTILRDEVILNYNSIDQLSFNLGAVKISADIRDSKIGFSDILNLVPTLKNTAPFNKYPNATLNVNALVNGTVNDLMIQNLKVSGLDQLRVLASGKIKNAMNPDQLYYDLKIAEVSSSSKTIYNLVPKNTIPNNITLPSSFTIRGTAKGTTKVVDANLRLTSTLGNAAVIAKADMRKKNRETFDVKANLQSLQIGKLIQNKDIGSVTATINAKGQGFDPKTMSANLSGDVRSATYNGYTYQNMNLKGKINRGAYDIDLNSKDPNANLHLAASGVYDEKNPTVKVNGNINKLDLNKLGFYSSPMIIAGGIDADFKSLDPDNLNGYLNLKDFAISDTKEVYPIQEVRLNAVSRADSTLIQFNSQIADVELNGKYKLTQIFGALSQTINQYYQFQKPGKAQKIDAGQFFTINAAIKNDDLIRKFVPDLKSFETINITGNYNADSQKIELDAKIPQVLYGTNTLENTNLKITNENQALQYDLSVAALKSESFALNKVNINGDVANNIINYNITTKDDKDQTQFLIAGNAKSLNDVTEISLNPNGLKLNYMDWTVAENNKIQIFSQGIVADNFKLSNSGAEISLQSESSSPTSPLNVSLKDFKIETITEIIKKDSLLAKGTINGTAQLRDLTKNMTFTSDINVSDLIVYGSPVGNLAIKVNNQSANLLNADIALSGNNNDVKILGNYNTTSSTFDLNLNMNQLQMKTLQGFSMNAITNTEGYLSGDLKITGTTTAPRILGDIKLNNVGLMIAQTGSDFRNINDKIGFTNRGIEFDDFKIKDKDGNALNIDGQILTQTYRDFAFNLDLKAKDFKVVNSEKSNDAMMYGILAIDAALKVGGNLDLPKVDGRLAVSEKTDFTFVLPQSSPSLQERDGIVEFIDQDQIALNKTIKADSVKAESPIKGLDVNVNIEVDKEAKMSIIIDKANGDFVKLQGEADLTGGIDPSGKTTLVGVYQVEKGSYEMSVSLLKRKFDIQKGSTITWTGEPTTAKLDITAIYKTNAAPIDLVEQQFGGNPADLNQFKQRIPFNTLLILKGELLKPDISFDITTDEKNNAVSSTVTETVDGKLSQLRQDENEMNKQVFALLLLNRFIGENPFESNSGVSAETLARQSVSKILSQQLNNIASNLIKGVDLNFDLESTEDYSTGQQNTRTDLNIDISKKLLNDRLKVTVGSNFGLEGEARQNENTTNIAGDVTIDYSLSRDGRYMLRAYRKNDYQVALQGQIIETGVGFIITLDYDKFRDIFRKSRNQRNKEIRENKRKQDNQVVEFK